ATTTAAGAGTATTCCCCGTTCTTCGTGGTTAGATGAAAAATGAACTTACTAACCTTgatttaggaattttggctTGATTAGGACGACCGGCTGCGGAGGAAATTGTCACCCAACTGTTAATTGCGCATCTCCAAGATGTTGAGAGCAGACTCTAggaacctttttctttcccatgTTTGAACTCTACTCATGAGTATACATATTCATTAATAAGTTTTATAGTGTAAAACCTTTAGATGAGATGAGTCAGTTTTAAAACTACTTGAGACACTGAAGTTGCATGATAGCTACCTCGTTTCTTTCTAATTAGGCCACTTGTTCATACCTTCAATTGATGCTTCTATTTTCAAGCAACAAAAATGCTTTGTTGAGGCTCAATTTCTATCTTCAAACACCATATTTTGGTTAATATTTCCTTCATAGTAAATGAAGCTGCTTGAACCTCGGATCAGCTTCTTGAAATGCTTGTTGCAACTTAGAATATTCCTCCATAAGAATGATATTAGTGATTTCTTGTCTAAAAAGCCTAAGCCTTGATGCTTGATTATCTTAGCCTTTCTAGCTGGCATTAATGACTTCATTTCAGTGCATCAAATGCTGTATTCATGCGCTAAGTTCCTAGTTCTAGCTTCCTAGTTTTTATTTGTGGTTCCTTTTTATGATGACTGTTTGATTACAAGAACATGGCTTGTGCTAATAATATGATCAAATAAACCCTTGAATTTTTGCAAGCTTACGGATTATTGTCAAGTAATATAAAAtggaagtattccaagaatcgATCCCAAGGGAGATATTTGGGAGCTAAATGCAAAGAATAAATCTAAAGTTCCATTGACACAatctaattaacaaatttagacACAAAATCATCTCTATTCAAATGATTGATTCAGATTTAACAAAATCGAAATTAGAGTAGCAACTAGCAACTAACTCAAGCTTTCCTTCGAATAGATCAAGTAAACAAATGGATCTAGATTCGTGAAACCTcctattaatttcatatcttgCTATTCTCAAGTTTGCTGTACCTACCTTCTCTCTCAGTATGAGATAGGATCCTAATTAGACTTCCGGTTAGGTCTTGCTTGATCCAGTTATCAAAGTCTTTCCAATTGACTTTCACTGAATCCGTCACTAATTTACCTATCTCTAGGTTGGATCAACATTATTCTCTCTCTTGGACAAGACTAACTTAGGTTGTTTAGTTACTAAGCTAGCGTTAACTTCATCTCAATTGGTAGTTAATTATGATCTAATTACTTGGGCATCAATCAACAAATTAGCATTAAGTCCAATAACTGAACAAGCAAGAAATGATAGATCCAAAGATAACACTTAAGAATCAATCAGGATTTCATAACAGAATTCAAATACAAATCAAAACCCAGAAATTTCAGTTCATCGTTCTTACACAAGAATCTTAGATCTAAGCAACATCACAAACAAAATCAAACTAAAGAAATGAAAGTAGAATAGTTATAAATGTTCAATTCTCCAAGTTATTCTTCAAACTTGATGATATTCAAGCTTGATCTTGGCCTCCTCCAGGCTCCATGGAAGAAAGCTCCATCTCGAAAAAAATGAAGTAACTTCTCCTAACTCTAGATCTAAATTGCTAGTCTAACACTAAGTTCATTCTTTCTATTCTAACTCTAATTCCTCCTTAACTAACTCTGAAAATATGAGCTGGAGGTGGTATTTATAGTGGTTTAGGAGCCCAAGGGGTGAAAGTACATGATTTCCCTTAATTAGGAGTCAAACACAGTTttaatctttgaaatttcaCAGTTTGGCATCACAGTGCTGGGCCTACTTCCCAAGGTAGCTGAATTTCTTCGTGGCCTTTGGGGCCTGCCCAACTGCTCCATTTTCCTTTGATTTCCTGGCATTCTTTGACCTTTAAGGTACCTAAATCACCATAAAACAacacatttttcttttactagTTTTAAGCTAAAAactactaaaattcaattatttctcACAGACTTGTAACTTTGTTGtttattgcttaaaatttgagattttctcTTCTAAGCTCTATTTTTTGCTTCTGTAACTCTTCTAGTTTGAATAACTTGGGCTAAGGTTGAAATTGAATATAGGgatttttagttttgaattCTTATTTCATTGCAGCTTTTAGGTGGTAAAGTTCAGCTTTTAGCACATTACCCAGTGATAGTTATTGGTTTGGGATCTTGGTTAGCTTGTTTTAGGCTGCATCGGGTTTGTTGTTGTTGACCTCTGTACTCTGTAGTATATTAAAGTTCTTAACTATATTTTTGGCTGAATTTTGGGTTGGTCATTGGGTTCAATTTATCTTTAGCCCTCTCTTGAATCTTGACCTGTGAGCCTTAATCAGGCACCTCCTGTAAACAACTTAATAATGTGGAAAAAACATTGATCAGATGTCATCTTACTACGTGCGAGATACCTCAAGAGCAGGATTATTGTCAGAGTGatctaatttcatgctaatgGGTAACCATAAATCTCTGAACTgatctttatattatttaccGTGATGTGAAGTTCTCATAGTTATCATTAATGGATTGAGCCTTAGACAATTTAGATTTTTTCTGGCTATAACAGTACAACATCATGTGTTGTTATTGTATGATGCCCTTTTCTTGAGAGAAATTGTTCCTTAAGCCCCAGTGTCGTCAGAAAACTACTAAAAAATTCAACCACAAACTTCTGTTGTTTTGATCCAAAACTGTTTTCTGTTACTTGTATATGTTGATAAATGAGATGGGTAAAAGGTCGAACATTTTACTGGCAAAACCATAGACTTAGACAGGCCTAAGATCCTTTGATTTTCAGACTTGAAATATTATAGGATAAACAGGTGGATTCACAAGCCAGCAAACACTCAGTTGCAAATTCTTTTCCTCTACCCTAAAAAAGAAAACTCCGAATAGATTCATAGAAGGCAACTGATTCagaaatgaatcaaatgatgcCAATGTCAAACAGAAGGATTACAAGCAATGATGGAACTGCAAGCAATGAATTTGggacaaattattttttaacatgttttcttGTTGTTCTTCCTAAttgttgcttttcttttttccttctgCTACTTGAGAAACAACTTTTACAGCGATAATTGTAAGCAATTGGCTGAGAGTAAATTTTACTTCACATATTTTTTCAGCCAAGCTTAATTAGAACTTACAGCAGGTCTTCTGTTCTTCTACCTTGAATGTATAGATGAAACTAGAATccttcataattttcaaaacaatcaCTAAGCTActcaaacaatatttttatagatacTTACTATCTCTGAATCTTGATAAAGATGAATTTCTTTAACCTTGTTGAGTATAGTTTCATGATTATTCCAAGTTATAGAATGCAATTCATTTAAGAATCTTCTTGTACTGGATATGAATTTATAAACTGGTATATTTCCTTGTACTCATTTTGACATCTCCTTGTAAAGTGGTTATTTCATAACTAAACCTGCGAAAACAGAAAGGTTCATGATATGGCTCTCCAGAATATGACTAAGCATCTTCTTTTATAAGACATAAAAATGAGTAATATTTGAAATATGCTTATTATATGCATAAAACTATTCGATAAGTCCAAAAGAATTAGCAACGTTTTAACACCTATTTTGAGGAAAAATGCTGGGGAAATATTTGAAACAATAAATCTAGATTTCACAGAACAAAAAGTTCTAATAAAATCAATCCGTTGATTATGATTATATAGCGAAGTGTGAAAATTCAGTAGTCATCATGTTTCCACATTGCATGTGGAGAATAATATGCTGTTAACGTGTCTCTGATTCCTTGCCTTGCAATGTGCATTTACCGCCTTTGGGGAACTTGCTGGAATCTTGATATTCTGTGATGCTCATCTGTAAATTCCTGTGAGAGGCCTAGAAAAAAGTTGAGTATTGCTTTAATCTCCCTGGTAAGAAAGTAAATTCTTTGGTCCTTATCTTTGAATTGCCTCTTCAGTGGAaagaaatttacaaaataaaagcaGAAATGGATGAAGAAACTGTCAAATATGTACTTAAAGTCTCTGGAGAAATTTCTGTTAttctttaactttttatttggtCAACAACCGCCGAAATGTCAATGGTGGGAAACCTGCGTCGGCGAGGGCTGTGTTTAGGTAAAATGTCCAGGTTGAGTTTTGGTAAAGTCATTCTAGTTGAGTCCAGCTGTTTAGGTTGTTGAGTGGTTTGGGTTATTCCATTAGGTTGTTATGAATATCACTTAAGCTGTGATTGGTGGCTGATAAGTAGATTATCTTGATTCTTTCTGTAAATGTAACCTGTAAAGTAATATGGGAATCAACTCTGATACGCTTCCTTCTTAGTCTTCAAGAAAGAGAAAATAGGGGACAGCCTTGGTCTTGCTTAGCCTAGGTTGTTTCTGCTTGTGTTACTGTGATTCGAGTGTGTGTCGGATATGAGTGCGTGTCCAAGACAAGAATGTTCAGgttttctaagtttttccttGCATTCAGAGTGTTAACATGCACATTGGCATATATTGGATTTATGTGAAACATGGGCagttaaagaaaaaatgaagagtgAGAGAGCAACATAGGTTCCTCATTTTGGACCTTGAACATTCATTGCAAcaaagtataaataaataactcataaatgtcattaaatagagaaaaaaatgttCTAATTCAAGACCAATTGTTTGGAAGATGGGAAAAATAAAGAGTtagagtttatttattttttattttgtttaaatgtttctCTAATGAGAGTATCTGTGAAGGTATCTGAAGCATCTGTCAGCAGGAACCGCAGTACCATTATTGTGCCAGCAGGAAGTACCAGAGATGAAGGGTGGGCAGCATTTAGGAACATATTGGCAGATATCAATGAGGCATCAAGACTCTTTGTATTGCCCAATCAGGTATCTTTGTGATCTACATTTCTATACTTGTTCCTTTACAGTTTCTCTGCTCTCATatatggatttgaatttttcatataGTCCCATTTAATTTGTCATCTGATTGTTTTTATGTCTATGTCGGGTTTTTAAAACAGCAAAGCTCGGAACCATCGGAACGTCTTGTTGGGCTCTCAGATGATGTAGGGGCTGGATTCATATCTGGACACAGCCAGGCTGCCTCAACTTCTGAATTGAAAGTGGACAGATCAGTGGAGTTGCCAACACAGGATGAAATTGGTAACATGGGGGTTTCAAAGGTGATCCGAGCTGATCAGAAGAGATTTTTCTTTGATCTTGGGAGCAACAACAGAGGACATTTCTTGAGGATATCAGAagtactctctctctctctctctctctctctctctctctctctctcttttcttgaCATGAACACTATAATGGGTCTTGATGGAGTAGGTTGATATAGAATGGTTCAACAATTGCAGGTTGCAGGTTCTGACCGGTCTTctatcattctcccactgtcaGGGTTAAAGCAGTTCCACGAAATAGTGGGTCATTTTGTGGAGATTACAAAGGATCGCATTGAAGGAATGAGCGGCGCAAATGTTAGAACCGTGGATCCACCTCAAAGGTGAATGGCATTGCCAGCGGGAACATGGTGTGAATTGggtgaaataaataattgtgATTCTGTCAAAGTTTGCTTCGAACCCTGTAATAGTTGTTTGATAAGTGGTGATTGTCTGTTCTCATTCAAGCCTCAAAATAATCCCCATTTTATCTGTTTGATCAACATAGATATGGTGTGTGAAGTTTAGTTTCATAGGAATAACGGACACCATTTGGATGATTATAATTTGTCAGTTTGATAGTGTGGCAGGCACCTTCATTACCTTGCTGATAATAAGCTTATTTCAtgtgtaattttcattttcaggaCGGAATgtttatttcactttttaaacaaaaattgcTTGGACTGGTTGCCTCTTGGGTTTCTAACCTAGTATTGAAAAGCAGACTCATACTTTGATTCACAAATTGATTTCATATCTTGTGCTTGTGGTAAAAAAGtttcgaattttaaaaagataaaagcaGCCCCAAAGAATGAGTATTACTTTTAGGTGGCCCTAATGAATGcttctcttttttgttttaaattcattatgaACCACAATCTCTATTATTCTTCAACTTTGGCGTAAATAAATGAGTATGTTGAATACGTTTATATTTATTGCTTAGTTTAAGATGAtgtttttcatctatttttatatttaaagttgGACATTTGATCCaagaaaaattacatatttgtcATACGTGAAAATTTGACGAAACATTCACCGCACTTGCTttcaatttgaaatgaaaaaaataaaaaaacattagcCGTCATACACTAACATAAGTTTGAAAAGTAAAACTCTTTTACGTTCTCTCTGGGCCAAGAGAAGGATTCAACTCGAACCCAACAATTTGTTGCATTTCTGGATACACTTcatctttcaatttcatcagttaccaaattttatttctcaacGGTATGTAAAAgagctttcttttcttttttgttttgtttcatggATGAGTTTTTTTCCCCCTCTATTCATTTCAACCGAATCAGCGTCCACTCCACCAATTTCTAAATCCGTAACAGTAACAAAGAAAATACCACCAATACGCTGAAACTGCTACATCCTCTGCCTTTGTTGTATTTTGTTTGTGTGTAAGTAAATAGCATGAAGTTGGGGCTCTGTTGGTTTCTTAGTTCACTTTATCTGATTTCTCTCTATATGTCTCCAATTTTCGAGATCTGTGGATTTTTTTTCTACATGGTTTCACGGCATTTTTCTGTTGTTGCtgggttttttttattcaacCATTAAGAGAAACTTTGACAGATTTTGGGTGAATGTAATCgttgagaagaagaaaaaatgaaccAGCGCTGTTTAATAAGTGTAGAGTTGGAATATTAGCATTTGCAACTTTTCTCTTATCTCCATAACtgtttcttttgtaaaaaaaatataaaaccttagttttgattttagtaGTTTgctttacttttgaaattttctagttttgattttagtattttgctttacttttgaaattttctttttattttgtttttaaatctgAGTTTGTAAAATCATATGTATTTGCATATAATTTGTGGTATACTTTATTAAGTAatacatttgtaataatttatatatttttaaaatttccttggcaatttattaaatttaattgatttacaGAATAGATATAAATACATTCATAAGAGTGAAAAAGTTTTTGGGTTAGAATTAGAAAACCCAGGAGGCGGAGTTGAAGCAAGTTCCATTGCTTAAGAAATTGATTTAcagaatagaaataaatttattcataaatatgTACTCAAGGGTTGttaaaaagatgattttaatagtcagattaaaaaattaaatatgggcCAGGCCGGGCTTACAATATATAATCCGGGTTGgttttgggcaaaattttaggctcactGCCTAGAAAACgggattaaaattttgttgaggtccGGCTCATGATCAGCTCTAGTTTAGagtctcaaaatttttaacatatctGTTTATGGAGGTTGAAAATTAGGGAGGGAAAGTTAGTGTTAGGTGAATCAATATGAAATCGCCGGCGTCAGCTTCATGGAAAGCCCCTCTAAAGTTCAGGATGTAAGCTCCTCATTCTTaaatcttctttttatttaggATTTGTGTCATTTTGTTAGGATTAAAAGCTTGATTTTCTAATTGTGATCCATAAATTGTAGGCCAACAGCTGAAAATTTAATACCCATTAGGCTTGACATAGAAGTCGATGGACAGCGCTATAAAGATGCTTTCACTTGGAACCCTTATGGTATGCATTCactttattaaatatgtttctCATGAATTCAAGAAATTTCGGGGACTTTTTTTGGCCaatatgaatttgaaaatttggattttagatctcttttgttatatgattttatattaaatttcaaattcgtAAATATTTGATTACATTTTCATGTGTTTGATTGCACGATTATACTATTTCTGGAATTcagatttattatttaaaaattagagtTCTTTAACGCTACCTTAGTGTAATTTGCTAATCGGACATATTCTTGTGTTTGTATATTTGTTCTAAAAGATCCGGATTCAGAGGTGGTGATGTTTGCAAAAAGGACTGTAAAAGACTTGAAGCTTGCCCCTGGTTTCCTTCCGCAAATTGTTCAATCCATTCAGGTCATCTTAActgttttcttttctctcatttcAATGTTcaacaaaaagaaatgaaaagaaaagaaaagaaattggcACTTTTAAAGCTGATTTTTAGTTGTACTTAACATTCTCCTATTCTTCGCTTTGCATGTTATCTTCAGTCACAGCTTGCCACCTTTCGATCATATGAAGGTCAAGACATGTATGTTGGTGACAAGATCATTCCAATTAAGGTTTCTGTCATAAATGAAGCactaataacatttatataaatatcaccattttcctttaatgattttctaacaCCTACTTATCCATCACATGGACTTCATCAGCTTGATCTTCAAGTCAATCATACAGTTATCAGGGATCAGTTTTTATGGGTAAgaattggaaaatgaatttgTACGATATCATTATCATATGCATGTTCTTGTGTTTTCTCATGCTTGTTCATCATTTATCTTTTATGAGCTATGCAATTATTTCTCAATGAGATGCTTGAATGCTGTTATCTTTATTTGTTATAGGACTTGAACAACTTTGATAGTGATCCTGAAGAATTTGCTAGAACTCTCTGCAAAGATTTAGGTATTGAAGACCCTGAAGTTGGGGTAAGCAATTCATTTTAGAAGCATACTTGTAAAATATTCATCCTACCTGAACATGATGAGAAACAGATAACAGTACAGTATTTCTCTTTCAAGCctgtttcattttgtttctgTGCCTTTAAAACATATCTTATATGATTTCTTTACTCTTTGCAGCCTGCAGTTGCCTTTGCAATCAGGGAGCAACTTTATGAGGTAGTTATCATACGTTTCTACTTAATCTTAGCCATTGATGCATATATGGCATGGTTGTTATCATATCGCTGTAATGTTGTGTTTTTTAGATTGCAATTCAAAATGTAACTTCAGCAAGGGAGAACAGAATAAGCAAAAAGGGTCGTCGGGCTGCTGAACATTTCACTCCCAGGTTTTTATGTTGTTTCCTTGTAATATGGTCAGAAATAGgatggattttttttcttatccgAATGGTTTGGTACTTCTGCTTTTTTCACCTCCTGCCACCCCTCAATTCTTTTCTGGCTACTACATTGGTTTTGTCCAAGCATGGCAGACCTCAATGTTCTATGTATTGATGACATTACTTTCTGTTTTCCCTCTCACAGTAAAGCTAGTGGTGCTGCACTGGACTTGATGAAGTTATTCAGTTTCAGGTCAAGTGTTGTCCGGTATGCTCTCTGTCTCATGCTGAATAATTTTCCCTATTGAGCCTTGAAAAATTGTTATGGTCCATTTAGAAACTTGTATTTTATGGGTCGGGATTTGGATTTCAAAATCCAAATGCTTTGTTCGAAAATGGTTTTATTTAGGTTTGGGTCAAATTTAAAAGGTCCATCTAAGATTTCAAAATACTTCTTGTAtcaagtatttttaaaagtcaacAGAAGCAGtacttttaatatttgattgaaCTTAAATCTAGATTCATTAAAGTTGAGAATTtctaattcataaattttaaatcaaaagaatCGAAGTTTATAAAGTTTAAATCCATATCCATATTCAATTTTAGGCTGACAAATTCAAAGTTCTGCTGTCGTAATTTATAAATTGCTTGACAGCTCCATGTCTAAGTGAAATTATTCTGTGACTTAGGCCGACCATTTATCAGATAGGAAATGGATtggtttgaaaataaatttagaactCTGATCCAAAATTATCTTGATTCAATGGAACATTACTTTTTCTCAACTTCATCTCTCTACTGAGTTGTACACTCATGCTTATGCATTGCATTGCCTTTAATGGTTCTTGAAAccattaaaagatttaaaagacATCCACCTTGTCAAAACTGTCAAACTAAGTCCTccattatatatcatatctccTAGGGATAAAgcatttcaattaaatccttggCAGAAGACACTAGTTAATGGGTGTACAGTAGACATAGCTAGTTATAGCTGCAGACCTCGCGATATTATTTCAGCGAGGGATTAACAAAAATCTAGAACTCTGATTCTATATTATCTTGGTTCATCCACCCATAAGGAATTACCATAACATTTGAACCTTCACCCATTACAATAAAAAGGATTAGTCAGTCAAATAATAGATAGGACATGGATTGGTTTGAAAATACATGAATTGCTTTTCGTAAAATATTATTCTCATCAGACTTGATCTTGACTAAATTAGCAAAAAACAAGGGTTGTGTCCCCTTTTAACTTGAGTTAAGGTTAAAGGAAGACGAAGCAATGGATTTGATTTggagaatttttttcttatttatctaTGATAGAGCCATCGGGAGAATTTCATTCTTTGTGCACTATTTTTTGTATTCCATATTAAAAAGGAATTGggaatacataacttatacaaaAGAAAGGCTAGCTAGaggctaaactaaaaaaaaggtATCTTAAGCAATTGCAATAGTTGGCTTCATCTTACACATACGGTTATACTCAATTTGATGGAATTGTTTTATCTAAAAGGGGATCTATAATTTTGCACGTGAAGTGTTATTTCTTGGTTTTGTCTAGTGGATAATAACttgattatttttagataatagTAGATAGAAACAACACTACTAAGTAGTCCTATTGATAAGAGAGATCTAAGTCTCAACCAAATCATTGAATCTTTTGTCAGTTTGAAAGCATTGATGTAGCTTCACTTTGTAGAAATGGTTTAGTGGTTTTGGTATCCCTTTTCATGCACTTGTTAAGTTTTCCCATTTAATATTACTGCATATTTCTGACTAGCAATTATTACATTTTCATGTtgctttttaatttatgtgCTCTGTATGTTTACACCCATTTTGCTTGATCACTAATCTGTTTGCTCTGTTACTTCGTtagaaaacttcaaaagaagaaaatactTATGGTTTGCCTTTTGTTTTCCGTTGCATCAGGAAAAGAAAGGAGTGGGATTATTATAAACCCGTTCTTGACCTTTTATCTAATGAGGAAGTAGATGCTCTCGAAGCCAAAGAAGAAAGGAGTGGCcggtaaatagacataatacGTATAAATGCATTTCTAATTCTTTCGTGTCTTTTTCTGCTCAACAGTGTGTTAGATGTTACGAGAATCAATTATATTAGGCAGTTTATGCTGTTTATAAACGATAACATTTTCAAGAACTATCAGCTGTTAGCATAAAATTTAATGGCGTCGGCCAAGTACTTAAAAAAACCCGACTTGGTTAATAGTTTCCAAGTTCATGTACTAGTTAGGTCTGAAAAAAGTTCAGGCACGAGTTAAGTATAAGTTGTCAAGTTTAAAGGCTaaagtatatattaattttttttaggacTTGTCAATGTTCTATTGGCtgctaacataaaatttaacagCGTTAGCTAGGTACCTAAAAAAATACCAATTTGGTTAACGGTTTCCACGTTTAGGTACTAGTTAGATGCAGAAAAAAATGTTTAGATACTAATTAATCTGTTTAATATATCTGTTTATATCTGTTTATAGTGGTTGAAAATTAGGGAGGGAAAGTTAGTGTTAAATCGCCGGCGTCAGCCTCATTCTTAAATCTTCTTTTTATGTAGGATTTGTGTCATTTTGTTAGGATTAAAAGCTTGAGTTTCTAATTTTGGTCCAAAAATTTAGTTAGTCACGGATGGGATCCCAAAGGATCACGGATTCATTCAAAACATTCACGGGCTCCCCTTCTTCCcacactattattattatttgatactCCAATCCAGAGCAGCCCTACATATGCGACAACACTACCCAGCTGGAAATGACATCCACCttcaacttaattaatttattaattccaTCATGTTACACAAACTCAAATTATCTATTTCATTTTAAGAGCCtgcaaaaacaataatttataatGCAATGAAATGGTTTTATTTgatgtaaaagaaaatagaactATATGCACATATTATAAAACCAAATGacaatatttctaaaaaaaacccttataTGTGTAATAAGTAAATACCAAGAAAAAGGCTAAGAAGAGTTAAAACTGTGATTGGGGAGAAAGTAGGCTGAGCAGCACATAACCACCTAAAATAGCTTTCAAGTATAACAAGGTTGGGAGGTTGttccaattttaatttatgcaacTTTTACTGTCCCGGACTGGCACGTGAATATAAAGTGATCCATCCTCGTCacatgtgaatatatatatatatatatatatatatatgggggTGTGTGTGTATGCCCTGGAACAGTTACAGTTTCGatccatccatctttttctcttcttcccAGCAGAAATAATAATAGCACTAATCATGGAGTCCAAACATGGGAGTTGGAGACTCTCATTAATGTTGCTTCTGGTTATGCTTGGGTTGGCAAAAGCTGATATCAATCAAGACAAAACAGAATGTAGTAATGAGCTAGTAGGGCTGGCTCCATGTCTCCCTTATGTTGGTGGAGACGCAAAAACCCCTACCATAGATTGTTGCAGTGGGCTGAAACAGGTGCTGGATAAGAGCCGGAAATGCCTGTGTGTACTGCTTAAAGATAGAGATGACCCCAGCCTTGGCCTCAACATCAACGCTACTCTCGCGGCAACACTTCCTACCACTTGTCGTGCCCCTGTCAACATGACCGACTGCATCTGTAAGTATAACATACTACTACCACTCCAAAACCCAAGTCATTCACACTTGCTCTCATTTTGATTCCCTTGCCCATCCTTTCAGCTCTTCTGCACTTGACTCCCGATTCCCAGGAAGCTAAGTTATTTCAAGGATATCAGAAGCTGACACACACTGGTAAATTTAAGCCTTTATCGCATAAT
This sequence is a window from Gossypium raimondii isolate GPD5lz chromosome 5, ASM2569854v1, whole genome shotgun sequence. Protein-coding genes within it:
- the LOC105768046 gene encoding non-specific lipid transfer protein GPI-anchored 6; amino-acid sequence: MGVCVYALEQLQFRSIHLFLFFPAEIIIALIMESKHGSWRLSLMLLLVMLGLAKADINQDKTECSNELVGLAPCLPYVGGDAKTPTIDCCSGLKQVLDKSRKCLCVLLKDRDDPSLGLNINATLAATLPTTCRAPVNMTDCISLLHLTPDSQEAKLFQGYQKLTHTGNSNSTTTAAAAADKSDGGKEKRWLGVEIAFGVSLWIFTINRNLGV
- the LOC105766734 gene encoding transcription factor Pur-alpha 1; protein product: MEGNSGGGGADRGGNDVELLCKTLQVEHKLFYFDLKENPRGRYLKISEKTSATRSTIIVPSSGISWFLDLFNYYVNSDDNDLFSKELQLDTKVFYFDIGENRRGRFLKVSEASVSRNRSTIIVPAGSTRDEGWAAFRNILADINEASRLFVLPNQQSSEPSERLVGLSDDVGAGFISGHSQAASTSELKVDRSVELPTQDEIGNMGVSKVIRADQKRFFFDLGSNNRGHFLRISEVAGSDRSSIILPLSGLKQFHEIVGHFVEITKDRIEGMSGANVRTVDPPQR
- the LOC105768045 gene encoding chromatin structure-remodeling complex protein BSH, giving the protein MKSPASASWKAPLKFRMPTAENLIPIRLDIEVDGQRYKDAFTWNPYDPDSEVVMFAKRTVKDLKLAPGFLPQIVQSIQSQLATFRSYEGQDMYVGDKIIPIKLDLQVNHTVIRDQFLWDLNNFDSDPEEFARTLCKDLGIEDPEVGPAVAFAIREQLYEIAIQNVTSARENRISKKGRRAAEHFTPSKASGAALDLMKLFSFRSSVVRKRKEWDYYKPVLDLLSNEEVDALEAKEERSGR